In the Gracilimonas sp. genome, AATGGTAATATTCTGGTAAAAATTACCCCAACCTATTCTGGTTGTCCGGCTATGAATGCCATCGAAAAGCTGGTAAATGAAAAGCTGGAAGAACGGGGTGTTGAAGATTTTTCGGTTAAGCTCGACTTTGCAGAAACCTGGACCACCGACTGGATGACAGAGGAAGCCAAAGCCAAGCTTAAGGATTACGGCATTGCACCTCCTGAAAAGTCGGAAGAGGAAGATGACTTCCTCAAAAACCTGTCGAGCACAAAGATTGTACCCTGCCCTTTTTGTGATTCATTTGAAACCAAATTAGTGAGTCAATTTGGCTCTACTGCATGTAAGTCACAATATTTTTGCAATAATTGTGACCAACCTTTCGAGCATTTTAAATGTATATAAGATCACAGACTTTTGTGATTGCCTTCCTTTCTCTACATTTACTTAGTTCATAATCCTTCAAACTTTTAATTTTCAAGCCTGTGATCACAACTAACCTAACTGATGGCGTTTTCACTATCACCC is a window encoding:
- the paaD gene encoding 1,2-phenylacetyl-CoA epoxidase subunit PaaD, which encodes MSTIQLHTEEQIWDYLKEVTDPEIPVLNIVEMGIARKVEVGENGNILVKITPTYSGCPAMNAIEKLVNEKLEERGVEDFSVKLDFAETWTTDWMTEEAKAKLKDYGIAPPEKSEEEDDFLKNLSSTKIVPCPFCDSFETKLVSQFGSTACKSQYFCNNCDQPFEHFKCI